Proteins encoded within one genomic window of Humulus lupulus chromosome 1, drHumLupu1.1, whole genome shotgun sequence:
- the LOC133807273 gene encoding DUF21 domain-containing protein At2g14520-like — protein sequence MAIEYSCCNTDFFIRIMIIIVLVLFAGLMSGLTLGLMSMSLVDLEVLAKSGKPTDRLHAAKILPVVKRQHLLLCTLLICNACAMEALPIFLDSMVTAWGAVLISVTLILLVGEIIPQAFCSRYGLAVGAAVAPFVRILVCICFPIAYPISKLLDFLLGQGHDALFRRAELKTLVDFHGNEAGKGGELTRDETTIIGGALELSEKTASDAMTPISETFAIDVNAKLDRNLMKVILEKGHSRVPVYHEQPRNIIGLILAKNLLTVHPDDEVPVKRVVIRKIPRVPETMPLYEILNEFQKGHSHMAVVIRQKNDIEKPFATNPNEMRDVRLDIHGEGHPHERTLKSDRALQKLKSLSKEAKLSKGIPKSKKWSKDFQSDFLHIDEEPLPNINEEGEAIGIITLEDVIEELLQEEIYDETDHRNEAHHL from the exons ATGGCAATAGAATACAGTTGCTGCAACACTGACTTCTTCATTCGGATTATGATAATCATTGTGCTAGTTTTGTTTGCTGGGCTAATGTCTGGGCTCACTTTGGGCCTCATGTCTATGAGCCTTGTGGATCTTGAAGTTCTTGCCAAGTCTGGCAAGCCCACTGATCGTTTACATGCTG CAAAGATATTACCAGTGGTGAAAAGACAACATCTATTGCTTTGTACACTATTAATTTGTAATGCTTGTGCAATGGAG GCACTTCCCATTTTTCTTGATAGCATGGTAACCGCATGGGGTGCTGTCCTTATCTCAGTGACCCTGATACTTTTAGTTGGAGAG ATCATACCACAGGCTTTTTGTTCAAGATATGGTTTGGCAGTTGGTGCTGCGGTTGCTCCATTCGTACGGATTCTAGTTTGCATATGTTTCCCTATTGCATATCCAATAAGCAAG CTTTTAGACTTCTTGTTGGGGCAAGGACATGATGCCCTTTTTCGCCGAGCTGAACTGAAGACACTAGTTGATTTTCATGGCAATGAG GCTGGAAAAGGTGGCGAACTGACACGAGATGAGACGACAATAATCGGTGGAGCACTTGAACTCTCTGAGAAGACAGCTAGCGATGCAATGACTCCGATTTCAGAAACTTTTGCAATTGATGTGAATGCCAAATTGGATAG GAACTTGATGAAAGTAATTTTGGAGAAAGGGCATAGCAGGGTGCCAGTTTACCATGAACAACCAAGAAACATTATTGGACTCATATTG GCAAAGAACTTATTAACCGTCCATCCAGATGATGAGGTTCCTGTCAAAAGGGTTGTTATTCGCAAGATTCCAAG AGTCCCAGAAACAATGCCACTATACGAGATACTAAATGAGTTTCAGAAAGGTCATAGCCATATGGCTGTTGTCATAAGACAGAAAAACGACATAGAGAAGCCATTTGCCACAAACCCAAATGAGA TGAGAGATGTACGGTTGGACATTCATGGCGAAGGGCACCCCCATGAAAGAACTTTAAAGAGTGATAGAGCACTCCAGAAGTTGAAAAGCTTATCCAAAGAGGCAAAACTAAGTAAAGGAATTCCCAAGAGCAAGAAATGGTCAAAGGACTTCCAATCTGACTTTCTCCATATTGATGAAGAACCACTTCCAAATATTAATGAAGAAGGAGAAGCCATTGGAATTATCACATTAGAAGATGTTATTGAAGAGTTGTTACAG GAAGAGATATATGATGAGACCGATCATCGCAATGAGGCTCATCATTTATAA